Sequence from the Deltaproteobacteria bacterium genome:
AGCTTCGGGCGGACGGCGAAATGGGGATCGTGGCACCCTGTGCACTCTCCCGCGGCGACCGGCGAGTGAACGTATTTTTTCTTCCCTTCATCTTTTTCGAAATTGTCGTGGCATGCGTAGCACGCCTCTTTCTGCTCCTTCACCTTGAGCTTCATCCCGTCCACCGAATGGCATCCCTCGCAGCCGTCGTCCAGCGCGGGGTGGAGGCGATAGGCCTGGAATTCGATGGCGGATTCCTCTCCTTCCGGAAGAACGCGGACCCGGTCCCCGCCCGCTTTCGGATCGAGGTAGACACGGATCCGTTTCCCTCCGACGTTCAGCAGGTTGACGCCGGGATTCAGGTCCACCTGCCCGCTTTGCAGGCTGTTCCCTTTAAGCGGATCTTTGATCTCACCGTTGACCGTTACGGATGCGGGACCGCCGACGGGACGGAATGCGAAAATTTTCATCTTCCCGTCCCTCGCCAGCGTAAGGTCCGGCGGGAACAGGACGGTAATATCCCCGGCGGCCGCCGTCGGCAGCGCAAGGATCATGAGGAGCAGCAGATGAGGGAACCACTTCGCTGTTTTCACCGTGACAATACCTCCTCCAACCCCCCCGGCCCATGTCCTCCACCCGCGGGCGCGGCAAACGGGTTTTTATGCAAAACGGTCGTCAGTTTCAGGCTCGGGCAGCGCGTGCAGTCGAGGCAGCGAAGGCAATCAGGGTTCGTCGGGTTGCGGTCGGGGCGTATGTCGACGGGACATATCTTACGGCACTTCCCGCACTTCGTGCAGGTGTCAGGGTTCCACGCAAGCTGAAGAAAGCTGGATTTGTTGAAAACGGAAAAGATCGCCCCCAGCGGGCAGATCGCACGGCAGAACGGGCGCTTGACCATGATCGACGTCGTCACGAAAAAGAGAAGGATGCCGATCTTCACCCAGAAGAGGTAACGGATCATCGAGCGGACGTTCAGGTCGAAGGTGACCCATGTAAGGCCGCCGATCAGCGTCCCCATGGGGCACAGCTTCGAAAACCAGTTTTCGTGGGTGATATAAGGAATAAGGAAGACGAGGACGGCAAGTACGACATACCGGATGTACCTCGTCCAGACAGGTATCTGTACCTTCCACGTTCGGAACTTGTACAGAAGATCCTGGAGGAACCCGAACGGGCAGAGCGTGCCGCATGTCATCCGCCCCACCGAAGCGCCTACGAGTGTAAGCGTACCAGCCCCGTAGAAAGGGAAGTTCCCCGTCACCATGAAATGTTGAAGCGTACCTATCGGACAGGAGAACAACGCCGATGGGCAGGCATAGCAGTTCAGCAGCGGGGAGCAGACGCTTTTCAGCGATCCCTGGTACAACGCGGGGGAGACCTTGAGCGCCCCGTCCACTATGGCAAGGGAGAAACCCTGGAGATATGAATTCGGCAGGAACGTGCCCAGCGCCTGGAAGATCCGC
This genomic interval carries:
- a CDS encoding cytochrome c3 family protein, with translation MKTAKWFPHLLLLMILALPTAAAGDITVLFPPDLTLARDGKMKIFAFRPVGGPASVTVNGEIKDPLKGNSLQSGQVDLNPGVNLLNVGGKRIRVYLDPKAGGDRVRVLPEGEESAIEFQAYRLHPALDDGCEGCHSVDGMKLKVKEQKEACYACHDNFEKDEGKKKYVHSPVAAGECTGCHDPHFAVRPKLQKLEKGCLECHDPQPETASVHLPVKERQCTGCHSPHASVVPRQLVRGGNDLCLGCHGKLHSHHPFGPGGKRQVVVRVPPDIPRNSAEFACQACHLPHQAPERRLLRKDQGELCRTCHPV
- a CDS encoding 4Fe-4S binding protein, whose product is MKFLKRRIFQALGTFLPNSYLQGFSLAIVDGALKVSPALYQGSLKSVCSPLLNCYACPSALFSCPIGTLQHFMVTGNFPFYGAGTLTLVGASVGRMTCGTLCPFGFLQDLLYKFRTWKVQIPVWTRYIRYVVLAVLVFLIPYITHENWFSKLCPMGTLIGGLTWVTFDLNVRSMIRYLFWVKIGILLFFVTTSIMVKRPFCRAICPLGAIFSVFNKSSFLQLAWNPDTCTKCGKCRKICPVDIRPDRNPTNPDCLRCLDCTRCPSLKLTTVLHKNPFAAPAGGGHGPGGLEEVLSR